A genomic segment from Desulfurella amilsii encodes:
- the dsrB gene encoding dissimilatory-type sulfite reductase subunit beta codes for MPDVDKGTVRITDIGPPNYENFLPPIIKKNYGKWLYHEILKPGVMVHVSETKDKLYTVRVGSTRIVSSDFVRDISNLADKYCNGYLRFTTRNNLEFLLDKEENIEPLIKEVQALGFPVGGMDHSLGNIVHTQGWLHCHTSASDASGVVKALMDEFYDYFVGDKLPAKVRMAFACCLNMCGSVGASDIAIVGMHRRPPTVMADRVKDLCEIPSTIAACPVDAVRPKTINGKPSVEIDEDRCVFCGNCYTVCPALPIADPLNDGLAIFVGGKVANARTKPTFSKLAVPWLPNNPPRWPEVIEAVRTILEAYKDGARRGERVSEWIERIGWPKFFKITGFEFTKYHIDDFRLGEATMNYSNYARL; via the coding sequence ATGCCAGATGTAGATAAAGGAACAGTAAGGATTACAGATATTGGTCCGCCTAACTACGAAAACTTTTTGCCGCCAATAATAAAGAAAAACTACGGCAAATGGCTTTACCATGAGATACTAAAGCCTGGCGTTATGGTGCATGTATCAGAAACGAAAGATAAACTCTACACCGTAAGGGTAGGCTCAACCAGAATAGTAAGCAGTGATTTTGTAAGGGATATATCGAATTTAGCTGATAAGTACTGCAATGGCTATTTGAGATTTACAACAAGAAACAACCTAGAGTTTCTTCTTGACAAAGAAGAAAATATTGAACCTTTGATTAAAGAAGTACAGGCGCTTGGTTTTCCTGTAGGCGGGATGGACCATTCTTTGGGCAATATTGTTCATACACAAGGCTGGCTGCACTGCCACACATCAGCAAGCGATGCATCAGGCGTAGTTAAAGCGCTGATGGATGAGTTTTATGATTATTTTGTTGGAGATAAACTACCAGCAAAGGTAAGAATGGCATTTGCATGCTGCCTTAATATGTGTGGATCTGTGGGTGCTTCAGATATTGCAATTGTAGGTATGCACAGAAGACCGCCAACTGTTATGGCAGATAGGGTGAAGGATTTATGCGAAATACCAAGCACGATAGCAGCATGCCCCGTAGATGCAGTAAGGCCAAAAACGATAAACGGTAAGCCTTCTGTTGAGATTGATGAAGATAGATGCGTCTTTTGCGGTAACTGCTATACCGTATGCCCCGCGCTTCCAATAGCCGATCCTCTAAATGATGGTTTGGCAATATTTGTTGGAGGCAAAGTTGCAAACGCAAGAACCAAGCCAACTTTCTCAAAGCTTGCCGTGCCATGGCTTCCAAACAATCCACCAAGATGGCCAGAGGTTATAGAGGCTGTAAGGACTATATTAGAGGCTTATAAAGATGGCGCAAGAAGAGGCGAGCGTGTTTCAGAATGGATCGAAAGGATAGGTTGGCCAAAGTTCTTTAAGATAACGGGCTTTGAATTTACAAAGTATCATATTGATGACTTTAGGTTAGGCGAAGCAACAATGAATTACTCTAACTATGCAAGATTGTAA
- a CDS encoding TusE/DsrC/DsvC family sulfur relay protein — MAFLDFNGKKIEIDDEGYIQHQEDWSKELAEFMAKQDGIELKEEHLKLIDYIREYFKEYQVAPSIRAVAKQTAEICNLPNVREGNKYIYVLFPEGPARQLVRYAGLSKPTGCV, encoded by the coding sequence ATGGCTTTTTTAGATTTTAATGGCAAAAAAATAGAGATAGATGATGAAGGATACATTCAGCATCAAGAAGACTGGAGCAAAGAGTTGGCAGAATTCATGGCAAAGCAGGATGGAATAGAGTTAAAGGAAGAACACTTGAAGCTTATTGATTACATAAGGGAATACTTTAAAGAATATCAGGTAGCACCTTCAATTAGAGCTGTTGCAAAGCAAACTGCTGAAATTTGCAATTTGCCCAATGTTAGGGAAGGCAACAAATATATTTATGTACTTTTCCCGGAAGGACCAGCAAGGCAGCTTGTAAGGTACGCAGGTTTATCAAAACCAACAGGCTGTGTATAA
- the dsrA gene encoding dissimilatory-type sulfite reductase subunit alpha, which translates to MAGTKHKTPLLDDLKEGKWPSFVKELERAAQKSPRTDDLIGLLEKSYRDHIPHWKHGGMAGVKGYGAGIVGRFSDSPEDFPGTQEYHTARINQIEGFFYTSDVLRKLADICDEHAGGLFNFHGSTGDIQILGFKQKEAEELFQKCAQLGFDLGGSGSALRTPSCCVGPARCEWANYDTLHVTDNLTREFQNEMHRPTFNYKFKIKCAGCPNDCIASGARSDLSIVGVWKDNIRIDQDQVAEYAKKFDIKKYVVDKCPTHCMDYTDDKLTIDDSNCVKCMHCINSMPKALRPGLQKGAQIRIGAKVPMVQGPRLGFILVPFYDINKDKEEDYTFLKDLIQKIWDFWDEYGTSRERIGELIQRVGVGNFLEAIELEPLPEMVEHPRANPFIKFEEYLVADEEEESKEG; encoded by the coding sequence ATGGCAGGTACAAAACACAAAACGCCACTTTTAGACGATCTAAAAGAGGGCAAATGGCCGAGTTTTGTTAAAGAGCTTGAGAGGGCTGCGCAGAAAAGCCCAAGGACAGATGATCTGATTGGTCTGTTGGAAAAGTCTTATAGGGATCATATTCCGCATTGGAAACATGGCGGCATGGCAGGTGTTAAGGGTTATGGAGCTGGTATAGTTGGCAGGTTTTCTGATTCCCCTGAAGATTTCCCTGGAACTCAAGAATACCATACAGCAAGAATAAATCAGATTGAAGGTTTTTTCTACACCTCGGATGTTTTACGAAAGCTTGCTGATATATGCGATGAACACGCAGGTGGTTTATTTAACTTTCATGGTTCAACGGGCGATATCCAAATTCTTGGTTTTAAACAGAAAGAAGCAGAAGAATTATTCCAAAAATGCGCACAGTTAGGTTTTGACCTTGGTGGTAGCGGCTCAGCACTAAGAACTCCAAGCTGCTGTGTAGGTCCGGCTCGTTGTGAATGGGCAAACTACGACACACTGCATGTAACAGACAACTTGACAAGAGAATTCCAAAACGAAATGCACAGGCCTACATTCAACTATAAATTTAAAATCAAATGTGCTGGTTGCCCAAATGACTGTATAGCATCTGGCGCAAGGTCGGATTTATCAATAGTTGGAGTATGGAAAGATAATATTAGGATTGACCAAGACCAGGTTGCAGAATATGCAAAGAAGTTTGATATTAAAAAATACGTTGTAGACAAGTGTCCAACGCACTGTATGGATTATACAGATGACAAGCTAACGATCGATGATTCAAACTGTGTTAAATGCATGCACTGCATAAACTCCATGCCAAAGGCTCTAAGGCCAGGTTTGCAAAAGGGTGCTCAAATTAGAATAGGTGCAAAAGTACCGATGGTACAGGGACCCAGATTAGGCTTTATATTGGTGCCTTTCTACGATATTAACAAAGACAAAGAAGAGGACTACACTTTCTTAAAAGACTTGATTCAGAAGATCTGGGATTTTTGGGATGAGTATGGGACAAGCAGGGAGCGTATTGGAGAGCTGATCCAAAGGGTAGGGGTAGGTAATTTCCTTGAGGCAATCGAACTTGAACCGCTGCCTGAAATGGTAGAACATCCAAGGGCAAACCCATTTATTAAATTTGAAGAATATTTAGTAGCAGATGAAGAAGAAGAGAGTAAGGAGGGTTAA
- a CDS encoding NAD(P)-binding protein, protein MAVVKVKKSIKSFSKPSGTEYSSDRPIYVEKRPPCSDTCPNGEQVREFLQYIAQAQDYGRTYEEALEGAFYIIAQTNSMPATTGRICPHPCESRCNRKDKDSAVNINASEMFIGDFAVQNKLPLKKLDETYDAKVAVIGSGPSGLSCAYHLARRGVKVTIFEKEEKPGGLLYYGIPNFRLPKEIVSAEIQRIVDLGVDIKYGKAVGKDIGIEDLKKEFDCIYVATGAYKPEKPNLENIDNIKGVYSGLEFLYHFAKGERIDIGKDVVVVGADTAADAAMISKRWGANVTFAYRRTVPDKETFDKKASREAIDAYEEGITFQFATVPVELVSENGKLTGVKFQKIKVGAKDERGHAAQVENIGEPFLVKADAFIYSVGQKPDYSGLEKLLGQSEGFVKIKDNYQVEGQDKVFAGGDVVGPRLMYVTTAIGHGFAAAVNMIEYLTGKKVIEKDTRKVIESDKMHLDLYEAKPRHERKLRDPIERIKDFEPFMNGLSMEEFIEEAKRCMSCGLCFDCGNCFTYCSHSGVKKLPKGQHYEFHLETCDGCMKCFENCPCGYIEKM, encoded by the coding sequence ATGGCTGTAGTGAAGGTTAAAAAAAGTATAAAGAGTTTTAGCAAACCAAGTGGTACAGAGTATTCATCAGATAGGCCCATTTATGTAGAAAAGCGCCCGCCTTGTTCTGATACCTGTCCAAATGGCGAACAGGTAAGGGAGTTTTTACAGTACATTGCGCAAGCGCAAGATTACGGTAGAACATACGAGGAAGCCTTAGAAGGCGCTTTCTACATTATAGCTCAAACAAACTCCATGCCTGCAACTACAGGTAGAATTTGCCCGCATCCTTGCGAGTCAAGGTGCAATAGAAAGGATAAAGACAGCGCTGTAAATATCAACGCTAGTGAAATGTTTATTGGAGATTTTGCAGTTCAAAATAAACTGCCTCTAAAAAAGCTTGATGAAACATACGATGCAAAAGTGGCTGTAATCGGCTCTGGTCCGTCTGGTTTGTCTTGTGCGTACCATCTAGCAAGAAGAGGTGTAAAAGTAACAATATTTGAAAAAGAAGAAAAGCCAGGCGGTTTGCTCTACTACGGTATACCTAATTTTAGACTGCCAAAAGAAATTGTCAGCGCTGAAATACAAAGGATTGTAGATTTAGGCGTAGACATTAAATACGGCAAAGCTGTAGGCAAAGATATAGGCATTGAAGATCTAAAAAAGGAATTTGACTGCATATATGTGGCGACTGGCGCATACAAACCAGAAAAACCCAACTTGGAAAATATCGATAATATAAAAGGTGTCTACAGTGGCCTTGAATTTTTATACCATTTTGCCAAAGGCGAACGCATAGATATTGGCAAAGATGTGGTAGTAGTTGGCGCAGATACCGCAGCAGATGCTGCAATGATAAGCAAAAGATGGGGCGCAAACGTAACATTTGCCTACAGAAGAACCGTGCCAGACAAAGAGACTTTTGATAAAAAAGCCTCAAGAGAGGCTATTGATGCCTACGAAGAAGGTATAACATTCCAATTTGCAACGGTGCCTGTGGAGCTTGTAAGTGAAAATGGTAAACTAACAGGTGTTAAATTCCAAAAAATTAAAGTAGGTGCAAAAGACGAACGCGGCCATGCAGCACAAGTAGAAAATATAGGCGAACCATTTTTGGTAAAAGCCGATGCATTTATTTACTCAGTAGGCCAAAAGCCCGATTACAGCGGTTTGGAAAAGCTGCTTGGGCAATCCGAAGGATTTGTTAAAATAAAAGATAATTATCAGGTAGAAGGTCAAGATAAAGTATTTGCAGGCGGTGATGTAGTAGGTCCAAGGCTTATGTATGTAACCACAGCTATTGGGCATGGCTTTGCTGCAGCAGTAAACATGATTGAGTATTTAACAGGTAAAAAGGTTATAGAAAAAGATACAAGAAAAGTAATAGAATCTGATAAGATGCACCTTGATTTATACGAAGCAAAACCGCGTCACGAAAGAAAACTCAGAGATCCAATAGAGCGCATTAAAGACTTTGAGCCTTTCATGAACGGCTTGTCCATGGAAGAATTTATAGAAGAGGCAAAGCGATGCATGAGCTGTGGGCTTTGCTTTGACTGCGGAAACTGTTTTACTTATTGTTCGCACAGCGGTGTTAAAAAGCTGCCCAAGGGTCAACATTATGAGTTTCATTTAGAAACGTGCGATGGCTGCATGAAGTGTTTTGAAAACTGCCCGTGCGGCTATATAGAAAAAATGTAA
- a CDS encoding respiratory nitrate reductase subunit gamma — MGNLDFVSFIYVILTYAAFAILIIGIVWKIIVYAKTPMPVKIPLTPAPKTKTGAFFRVLGEVFFFKSLYRSNKSTWVGGYVFHISLAIVLIQHVLRHYVYDFYNGNPPAWYNLLVPIGLVFGTLMLVSLIYLFFRRIFVERVKFISVLSDYFILVLLMLITIAGLSEILFQPASALEKSVVQLDAFFNKLFVFQPVDIPHNPFFLLHYSLVLLLIAYIPFSKIMHFVGIFFSPTLSMNDDVRENRYTDEKTTRLTI, encoded by the coding sequence ATGGGAAATCTTGATTTTGTGAGTTTTATATACGTTATTCTTACATACGCTGCTTTTGCTATCCTAATTATTGGTATAGTGTGGAAAATTATTGTATATGCAAAAACGCCAATGCCTGTAAAAATCCCGCTGACGCCTGCTCCAAAGACCAAAACAGGTGCGTTTTTTAGGGTGCTTGGTGAAGTTTTTTTCTTTAAAAGCCTCTACCGATCAAACAAAAGCACGTGGGTTGGTGGGTATGTATTTCACATTAGTTTAGCCATTGTTTTAATTCAGCATGTTTTAAGACACTATGTGTATGATTTTTACAATGGTAACCCACCTGCTTGGTACAATCTCCTTGTGCCCATTGGTCTTGTGTTTGGTACACTGATGCTAGTAAGCTTAATTTACTTATTTTTTAGACGAATATTTGTAGAAAGGGTGAAGTTTATAAGTGTGCTGTCAGATTACTTTATACTTGTGCTTTTAATGCTTATCACAATAGCAGGATTGTCTGAAATATTATTCCAACCAGCAAGTGCTTTAGAAAAAAGCGTTGTGCAGTTGGATGCATTTTTTAACAAACTGTTTGTTTTTCAACCAGTTGACATACCGCACAACCCATTTTTCCTACTGCACTATTCATTAGTTTTGCTTCTTATTGCTTATATACCGTTTAGTAAGATTATGCATTTTGTTGGTATATTTTTTAGCCCTACATTGTCTATGAATGATGATGTTAGAGAAAATCGATATACAGATGAAAAAACTACAAGGCTAACGATTTAA
- a CDS encoding cytochrome ubiquinol oxidase subunit I codes for MDVELLSRIQFGLTAGFHFIYPPLTIGLGVLIAIIEFMYLKTNDEIYRKMADFWAKLFAINFVIGVATGIVMEFEFGTNWSNYARFVGDIFGSPLAAEGVFAFFLESTFLGLYLVGKNRLSRFMRFFSFLMVAFGSTLSALWILIANSWQQTPAGYKVEGGRAVLTNFWAAVFNPTMPSMYLHTVDASFITGAMFMAGVSAYFLIKGKNLELAKRSLKLAVVFGVIVSILQLFPFGDESARVVAKTQPEKLASFEGLFKTQSKAPLLVFGVPDPSQNKMLVEVSIPGALSYLADHNVNAVVKGIDAFPKDDLPPMTLTFYSFHLMVALGTLFILTFLVGIYLLYKKKIYTTKPFLTVLWAFIPLPYIANELGWITTEVGRQPWAVYGLLRTKDAFSPLPAGDVWFSLIGFTLVYAVLFGVFLYLTIHTVKSFKMD; via the coding sequence ATGGATGTTGAGTTGCTATCAAGGATACAGTTTGGTTTAACTGCGGGTTTTCACTTTATTTATCCGCCGCTAACTATAGGTTTAGGTGTTTTAATTGCAATTATAGAGTTTATGTACCTTAAAACCAACGATGAAATTTACAGAAAAATGGCGGATTTCTGGGCGAAACTATTTGCTATTAACTTTGTCATCGGCGTTGCCACAGGAATTGTAATGGAGTTTGAATTTGGTACAAACTGGTCAAATTATGCAAGGTTTGTGGGTGATATTTTCGGTTCACCTTTGGCTGCAGAAGGTGTTTTTGCATTTTTCTTAGAAAGTACATTTTTAGGTTTGTATTTAGTTGGTAAAAACAGGCTCTCAAGATTTATGAGATTTTTTTCTTTTTTAATGGTTGCTTTTGGTTCAACGCTGTCTGCCCTTTGGATATTAATTGCAAACTCATGGCAGCAAACCCCAGCGGGCTATAAAGTAGAAGGTGGCAGAGCAGTTTTAACAAACTTTTGGGCAGCGGTTTTTAACCCCACAATGCCTTCTATGTATTTACATACAGTAGATGCCTCTTTTATTACTGGCGCAATGTTTATGGCAGGCGTTAGCGCATATTTTTTAATTAAAGGTAAGAATTTAGAGTTAGCAAAAAGATCGCTTAAATTAGCCGTTGTTTTCGGCGTAATCGTATCGATTTTGCAATTATTCCCATTTGGCGATGAAAGTGCAAGGGTCGTTGCAAAAACACAACCAGAAAAACTAGCATCATTTGAAGGTCTTTTTAAAACGCAAAGCAAGGCGCCATTGTTAGTTTTCGGGGTACCTGATCCTTCGCAAAATAAAATGCTTGTAGAAGTTTCTATACCGGGTGCATTAAGCTATCTTGCAGATCATAATGTTAATGCTGTTGTAAAAGGTATTGATGCATTTCCAAAAGACGATTTGCCCCCTATGACACTAACATTTTATTCTTTTCACTTAATGGTGGCTTTGGGTACATTATTTATACTAACTTTTTTAGTAGGTATTTACTTACTCTACAAGAAAAAAATTTATACTACAAAGCCTTTCTTAACAGTTTTGTGGGCTTTTATACCTCTGCCATACATTGCAAATGAGCTTGGCTGGATTACAACAGAAGTAGGTAGACAACCCTGGGCTGTCTACGGTTTACTTAGAACAAAAGATGCGTTTAGTCCACTGCCTGCTGGTGATGTGTGGTTTTCATTAATAGGGTTTACTCTAGTTTATGCAGTTTTGTTTGGAGTATTTTTGTATTTAACCATACATACCGTAAAATCATTTAAAATGGATTAA
- a CDS encoding RrF2 family transcriptional regulator: protein MNIISREVDYAIRILSLLSHIEKTTVDEISKILYIPKPFAHKIVNKLVRKNYLISSQGRGGYIEFNKELNINKISVLDIIKDLDGYKHVNLCTDNPEACELNPYCSFTYHLQKLELCINKALNDLKLKDIIFKI, encoded by the coding sequence ATGAATATCATTTCAAGGGAAGTAGATTATGCTATAAGGATTTTGAGTTTACTGTCACATATCGAAAAAACTACAGTGGATGAAATAAGTAAAATACTATATATACCAAAACCATTTGCACATAAAATCGTAAACAAACTTGTTAGAAAAAATTACCTTATATCTTCTCAAGGAAGAGGAGGATATATTGAATTCAATAAAGAATTAAACATTAATAAAATAAGCGTTCTTGATATAATAAAAGACCTTGATGGCTATAAGCATGTAAATCTATGCACAGATAACCCAGAAGCTTGCGAGCTTAACCCATATTGTTCATTCACATACCATCTACAAAAATTAGAACTTTGCATAAACAAAGCTTTAAACGACTTAAAATTAAAAGATATAATTTTTAAAATTTAA
- the dsrK gene encoding sulfate reduction electron transfer complex DsrMKJOP subunit DsrK — protein MSKEHYHIHKLTGKIETPKLLRKGNQATEFTFPALEQDMETLGFPKKLQEGWQDKAVGIFKELLNNNKALKTYMDICVRCGACTDKCQFFLGSGDINNTPVGRAELMRKVYRYYFAPFSSKGSKEPFSEHVLKQWQSYFYQCSECRRCSYFCPYGIDTAEITMAAREIMDSIGVGEKYATNTITQVYRTGNNIGIDANALKNTIAEFEEDLKDETGKDIRIPIDEEGADVLLVPPSADFFAIPHVESMFGYAKVFYKAGISYTLSSYASEAANFGMFIGSYTNTKEINKRIWEEAKRLKVKRVIIGECGHAWRAAYNYSNTMNGPFDFLDPKYPQPSHICDFTLGLIRDGVIKVDRSANDDKVATYHDPCNVARASRMGTQPGDQFSIPRDLIKAVCNNFVDMQEGAIKAKTFCCGAGAGLLTDEIMQTRINGVMPRMQAFKDVVDKNNVNFFATICAICKTQFYAMFPLYGFERDWVGGIHQLVSAAIVL, from the coding sequence ATGTCTAAAGAACACTATCATATTCATAAACTAACGGGAAAGATCGAAACCCCGAAGCTTTTAAGAAAAGGCAATCAGGCTACCGAGTTTACTTTTCCAGCCCTTGAACAAGATATGGAAACACTGGGTTTTCCTAAGAAACTTCAAGAAGGTTGGCAGGATAAAGCTGTTGGTATTTTCAAAGAGCTTTTGAATAACAATAAAGCTTTAAAAACATACATGGATATCTGCGTAAGGTGCGGCGCCTGTACGGATAAATGCCAGTTTTTTTTAGGCAGTGGTGATATTAATAATACGCCTGTTGGCAGAGCAGAGCTTATGCGTAAAGTTTATAGGTATTACTTTGCACCATTTAGCTCAAAAGGCTCAAAAGAACCTTTTAGCGAGCATGTTTTAAAGCAATGGCAATCTTACTTCTACCAGTGCTCTGAGTGCAGGAGGTGCTCTTACTTTTGCCCATATGGGATAGATACAGCAGAAATTACAATGGCAGCAAGGGAAATTATGGACTCAATAGGCGTTGGTGAAAAGTATGCAACAAACACTATAACGCAAGTCTATAGGACGGGCAATAACATAGGCATAGATGCGAATGCGCTAAAAAATACAATAGCAGAATTTGAAGAGGATTTAAAAGACGAAACGGGTAAAGACATAAGAATACCAATAGATGAAGAAGGCGCAGATGTTCTGCTTGTGCCGCCATCGGCTGATTTTTTTGCAATACCGCACGTTGAGTCAATGTTTGGCTATGCAAAGGTATTTTACAAAGCAGGTATCAGCTATACACTGTCATCTTATGCTTCTGAGGCTGCAAACTTCGGTATGTTTATAGGCAGCTACACAAACACTAAAGAAATTAACAAACGCATCTGGGAAGAAGCAAAAAGATTAAAGGTAAAAAGGGTTATTATAGGTGAGTGTGGCCACGCATGGAGAGCAGCTTACAATTACTCAAATACAATGAACGGTCCCTTTGATTTTCTTGACCCCAAATATCCGCAGCCTTCTCATATCTGCGATTTTACGCTGGGACTTATCAGGGATGGTGTAATTAAGGTTGATAGGAGTGCAAATGATGATAAAGTAGCAACCTACCATGATCCTTGCAACGTAGCAAGGGCTTCACGTATGGGCACTCAGCCAGGGGACCAATTTAGCATACCAAGAGACCTAATTAAAGCCGTATGTAATAATTTTGTAGATATGCAAGAAGGGGCAATAAAGGCAAAGACATTTTGCTGCGGAGCAGGTGCGGGTTTGCTTACAGATGAAATTATGCAAACACGCATAAACGGTGTAATGCCAAGAATGCAGGCTTTTAAAGACGTTGTGGATAAAAACAACGTAAACTTTTTTGCCACGATCTGCGCAATATGCAAGACGCAGTTTTACGCTATGTTTCCATTGTATGGCTTTGAAAGAGACTGGGTGGGCGGCATACATCAGCTTGTAAGCGCAGCAATCGTGCTGTAA
- a CDS encoding uroporphyrinogen-III C-methyltransferase, whose amino-acid sequence MEVKSFISLANPYKISYVKDRLDSFGKFVDLNFNFQVFTNLEQIIPLIHEKSIDCAIIDAKHCTALESEFLDWFFINMYENCDFDALIYKKKDLPYYKIGVLTTNQWIYCKDRFKGADIFFIKEFKNINELLEDFDVIMLPGCFLNKAISSFNIEKVKIIDLQKPFFEGSSCVVFRNKDERFLFLRQFFIKSVYFIGAGVGDKKYATQEAIYTIKNLEVCLFDNLMDHSLLDFLPENAILIDVGKRCEHHKLNQNKITDLISKYVRMGFRVGRLKGGDPSIFGRLAEEIEVLEDLKINFNIIPGISTINALSLKSGIILTRREINRGFCVLSAIKHKGATAEFSKNEFVNLPLIFFMGVRVIGKISSSLIKEGYPPQTKVALAFNIGTDKEFEVRGTLSDITSKINDLKDQLFFDNPPGIFIVGEISNFYYRKSGLLQDKKVLLPSPVDDELCFNFKDVGANPLIYDLNIKYNINKEALEKIINFQAIAISNIKIAQAIIESLFEQKIDIRALPMLITENDDVFDFFRHYGLQCTKDVDSLSNFNICFVYGHDCCVDLPKTLSNNNKIFKIKLDARMYKQKGLPSFDMIYFNDVEQLYDFVEIYGEISLKDKLILTQNKDTSKLVSNHLANICIFDRLNFKQNIPHILHFFK is encoded by the coding sequence ATGGAGGTAAAAAGTTTTATTAGCTTGGCTAATCCTTATAAAATCAGCTATGTAAAAGATAGATTAGATTCTTTTGGTAAGTTTGTTGATTTAAACTTCAATTTTCAAGTTTTTACAAACTTAGAACAAATAATTCCTCTTATACACGAAAAATCCATTGATTGCGCCATTATTGATGCTAAACACTGTACAGCTTTAGAATCAGAATTTCTAGATTGGTTCTTTATAAATATGTATGAAAATTGCGACTTTGATGCTTTAATCTATAAAAAAAAGGATCTTCCATACTATAAAATAGGTGTATTAACAACTAATCAATGGATTTATTGTAAGGATCGCTTCAAGGGTGCAGATATTTTTTTTATAAAAGAATTCAAAAATATAAATGAATTATTGGAAGATTTTGATGTAATTATGTTGCCGGGCTGTTTTTTGAATAAAGCGATCAGTAGCTTTAATATAGAAAAAGTTAAAATTATTGATTTACAAAAACCATTCTTCGAAGGTTCAAGTTGTGTAGTTTTTAGAAACAAAGATGAGCGTTTTCTTTTTTTACGTCAATTCTTTATAAAAAGTGTTTACTTTATAGGTGCGGGTGTTGGTGACAAAAAATATGCCACGCAAGAAGCCATTTACACAATAAAAAATTTGGAGGTATGCCTGTTTGATAACCTAATGGATCATTCTCTGCTGGATTTTCTACCAGAAAATGCAATATTAATAGATGTTGGCAAAAGATGTGAGCACCACAAACTAAACCAAAATAAAATAACAGATTTAATAAGTAAATATGTTAGGATGGGTTTTAGAGTTGGGAGGCTGAAAGGAGGCGATCCGTCAATTTTTGGCAGGCTTGCAGAGGAGATTGAAGTATTAGAAGACTTAAAAATAAATTTTAATATCATACCCGGAATAAGTACTATAAATGCTTTATCTCTAAAAAGCGGTATAATATTAACACGCAGAGAGATAAATAGGGGCTTTTGTGTTTTGTCTGCTATTAAACACAAAGGAGCAACAGCTGAATTTAGCAAAAATGAATTTGTTAATCTACCATTGATATTTTTTATGGGTGTTAGGGTGATAGGGAAAATTAGTAGTTCGTTAATTAAAGAAGGTTATCCACCTCAAACAAAAGTAGCATTGGCTTTTAATATTGGAACAGATAAAGAGTTTGAAGTAAGAGGTACACTATCAGACATAACAAGCAAAATCAACGATCTGAAGGATCAGTTATTTTTTGATAATCCTCCAGGTATTTTTATTGTAGGAGAAATTTCTAATTTTTATTATAGAAAGAGTGGTTTACTCCAAGATAAAAAAGTTTTGCTTCCAAGTCCAGTTGATGATGAATTGTGCTTTAACTTTAAAGATGTTGGCGCCAATCCGCTTATATATGATTTAAATATTAAATACAATATTAATAAAGAAGCGTTAGAAAAGATAATAAATTTTCAAGCTATCGCGATCTCTAATATAAAAATAGCTCAAGCTATAATTGAATCTTTATTTGAACAAAAAATAGACATCAGAGCGCTTCCAATGCTTATAACTGAAAACGATGATGTTTTTGATTTTTTTAGACATTATGGGTTGCAATGTACCAAAGATGTTGATAGTTTGTCTAATTTTAATATATGTTTTGTTTATGGGCACGATTGTTGCGTAGATTTACCAAAAACTTTAAGCAATAATAATAAGATATTTAAAATAAAGTTAGATGCTCGTATGTATAAACAAAAAGGGCTTCCGTCTTTTGATATGATTTACTTTAACGATGTAGAACAATTGTACGATTTTGTCGAAATATACGGCGAAATAAGCTTAAAAGATAAGCTTATTTTGACACAAAACAAAGATACCTCTAAATTAGTTTCAAATCATCTTGCCAATATTTGCATATTTGACAGGTTGAATTTTAAACAAAATATTCCGCATATATTACATTTTTTTAAATAA